The window TTTTGGACATTTGGGCCAGGGATATTACCGGTGTAGAAGGCACCAAGATCCAGGTTAAGGGCATTGTTGCCCCCGGCCTCCTGCCCGAACCCCGCATTTTGGCGGTTAAGCTTGGATCAGGCAAGGCCGCGGCAGTCGAAGAATTCTATACAGGCAAAGAAATCAACCCCGAATCCGGGGCTATCCTTGACCTTCGCATTGATTCGGGCAGCACCCTCGCAAGCCTGAGCTATCAGTTTGGGAACCACAGCCCTGTCGATGTCGCCATTAAGGGCTCCAAGAGCGGAGAGACCCGCCAGGATCTGGCTATCCCTGCCGATGTGGACTATGGGCAGGTCAAGCTTACCCTGCGTGTAAAGGATATCCATGGTCGCGAAGGGGTTTGGGAAGAATACCTCTATATAACGGATCTTAGTACCCCTAATCCCGACAAGCTCGCAGCAGCCCAGGATAAATCATCCTCCGGCGGGCTCAGCCTCGTAAGCATTGGCGACACCGCCTGGTCGAAGGCTGCCCGCGTCACTATCCCCCGGGGAACCAAGGCGGCTCTCCCCCTGGTCGCGTCAATTTCTTCTGAACAGCCCGTCAGCTCCGCGATCTTTACCGTGGGCGACAGGAGCATTAAGGGATCGGCCAAGGGCTCTTCCATAACTGCTGCCTTGCCTGCGGATATTCCCGCCGGCCACACCCCCATAACCCTTGATGTGTTCCTCAAAAGCGGCGAAAGCTATCAGGTGTCCGGTGAATTTTTTATCCTCAGGCCCGCGGATGACAGGACTATCAACACGGGCAAGAGCTTTGAGTGGGTGCGCCCCGATAATACCATAGGCGATGGAAGGCTCCTCATTTCCAAGACTTCCGAACCGATCATCGGCCTCTATAGCGGAAGGCCCCTGCAGAGCGTGACCATTGCAGGAACCGGCGCCAATGGCCTCGCGGCCCGTATTGATGAATACGGCAGGGTAAGCCTCCAGGCTTCGGATATAGGCAGCTTTGGCCCTGTAACCCTTACCCTGACCGATAAAGATGGCGGGACTTTCCAGACCAGTGAGTTCCGCTTCCTCGTAGACCTTCGCGATCCCATCCTCCACTTTAACGAAGAGCTCGAAGGAACCTGGGTGCAGAACAGGGTACAGGTTACCTTTAACGCCCTGGACGAAAACAAGATTTCTGCATTGGACTTTTCCACCAACCTGGGCCTGACATGGACGCCCCTGCTTCAGGCCGATGAAGTTGCGCGGCTCAGCCCCGAAATGGATATTACCCGCAACCTCGATATTTCGAGCGCCCAGGACGGCGCGGTGAATATCAGCATCAGGCTCACCGACGAAGCCAAACGCACCCATACCCGGTCCTTCACAGTCCTTAAGGATACCCAGGCGCCCCAGCCCCAGCTCATTGTGCCTATCTCGGAGGCAAGGGTGAACGGGACCATACGCCTTGGCATCGCCATTAAAGAGGCCGGAAGGCTCAACTCCATCAATTATGCCCGTCCTGCCAAGCCGGTCCAGGGGTCAACCCCCGCTGCCGAAGCGGTCAATAGGAATGTATACACCTATTATGCCGGGAACAACCCCCTTACCTTCCTCGACATCCTTTTGGATGCCCAGCAGACCCCCCTTGCGTCGGATATGAATTTTGTCTTTGAAGACGCTGCCGGGAACAGGTCGTCCCTGGATGTCTGGCCCTTTATCATAGACCAGCAGATGGATATCCCTGTGGCGCAGATAAGCCTGCCCCTGGATAACGAAGTAATTACCACCGATTTTGTGATTTCGGGCATCATGTACGACGACGATGCCATTAAACAGATTTATTGGCATATCGACGAAGATGAGGATCAGATCTCCGTCAGTACCAACGGGTACTCCATACCTGTGGCCCTCTCCAGCATGACCGATAACGAGCACAGTGTTACGGTAGTTGCCGAGGATATCTACGGCGTAAAGAGCGAACCCGTTACCCGGCGCTTCCGCATCTCCCTGGAAGAGCCCAAAGCTTCGGTATTGCTCCCCACCTTTGAACAGATCGTGAAGGGTACCGTGAGGATTTCGGGTGTTGCGTCGGACAAGAACGACATCAGCCGCATCCAGGTTTCGCTGGACAACGGCAATACCTACAACGACGCCTATGGCACCTCCGAATGGGCATACCAGTTCAACTCCAAGATCCTCAAAGACGGCACCCATGTGGTCTTTGTGCGTGTATGGGACGGCTACAATATCACCGCCCTCTATTCAAGCCTGATCAACATTGACAATACGCCCCCAGAGGTAGTCCTTGACGCCCCCATCGACGGCGCCAGCACCACCGGCCCCATCTACATCACCGGCCGGGCCATAGACCTTATACAGCTTGAGGACATCACCATAGAGCTGCGCAGTCTTGACGGCAGGAATATCCCCGCTGAATTCAGCACCCGCCATGTAAAGCCCGGTTCTATCCTTATGGAAGAAATGAACCTTTCCACCCTGCCCGACGGCCTCTACAACATCGAAGTGTGGGCCATAGACAAGGCCGAGAACACCACCCGGGTTTCGCGGAACGTGCAGCTTGCCAAGGATAACCAGAGGAACTTTGTTGATACCCTCTATCCCCTGAGCGGCGAGCATGTGCAGGGCACCTTCAACCTTTACGGCTATGTGGGCGGCATAGACAAAGCCTCCACCGTTGACCTCCTGGTCAATGGCCGTACCACTGCGACCGAAGCGGTTACCGAAGCCGGCTACTACCGCTTCTCCCTGTCCGGGGAAAACCTCCAGGACGGATTGAACCAGCTCGTGGTTGTCAGCGACTTTAACGGCAAAGACATTATCCAGTCCGAAGTGCGCAGCATCTATTACCGCGCCGACGGCGCATGGGTAACCATAGACAGCCTTAACATGGGCGACTTCGCCTACGAAAGGCCCTGGCTCACCGGGCGTGGCGGCTACCAGCTGACTCAGGCGGAAACCGACCTTTTGGCGGACAAAAAAGCCGACAAGGCCGAGAAAGCCCTCATCCAGGCCAAGAAGCTCGATTACATCGACATAAGCTTTGACAACGGCAAGACCTTCTTCAAGGCCGACAAGGGCCGCGAGAAGGGTATTGACTGGCGCTATAGGCTCGAAACCGGCGAAATGGCCGAGGGCCTCCATTACCTCGTTGTCAGGGCCAACATGGCTAACGGCGAAACCGCTATAACCCGTACCCTGGTACAGGTGGACAAGACCCCGCCAGTGATCCGGCTCATAGCCCCCGAAGCGGGCGGCAGGTACAACCAGAGCCTGGAATACACCGCCCTGGCTTCGGACGATGTGGAACTCAAGAGCTTGACTTATTACCTCCGCAAGGGCGACAAGTCAGCTTACGAGGTGCCCGGCTTTATCCAGGGCCTCTACTTCGAGTTCACTATTCCGCCGTTCATGAAGCAGATTTGGAACGGCCTTCCCGACCTGTTCGCCGGCGGCGCCACCTACATGGACTTCGGCATGGGCCTGAGTTTCTTTGACGACAACGTCAAGATCCAGGTTCAGTACGGGTTTATGACACAGGATCTCTTCGAGAGTTTGGGCGGTCTTAAACCGACTCCCCCGGACTTCAAGAAGACAATCCGGTACGGAGGTCATGTATTGGGCTTAAAGATACTGGCAAACGTCTATACCCTGCCCTTTGGCTCTTTTGCGGGCCCAGACTGGGATTGGCTCTCCGCGTCCTTTGCGATAGGCGCTAATTTCTCGCTCTTCGACATAGCCCACGAGGGTTATACCCAGAGCGGCAATGCGACATGGCTGTCCGCCTTGCTGATGCAGATAGAGTTCCCCAAGGTTACGATACCCAAGCGGGAATACCTTCGGACCTTCAGCTTCTTTACAGAAGGCCAGCTCTGGTTTATCCCAACTGACGTAAAGGCTAGCGACCAGGGCATAAAGACCGTAATCCCCCATATAGTGCTGGGGTTGAGAATGTATATTTTCTAGGAAACGTCTCCCTTCCGGACAGCAGTCCGGAAGGTTTTTTCAGGAAGAAATGGTTTTTTTTTCGATTTGGTGATATATTTTAATTGGTTCCGGAGGTTTGTATGAAAAATTTGGTTAAAAGGTATTCATGGTTAGTCGTCTTATTGGCGGGTTTCGCATTCACAACCTGCAATAACCCCGTAAGTCTGGGCGGCGTCATCGACGCCTCTGTCCCTATTGTCAATATAAATGGTAATCTTGGGCCGGCGCCTGGCGCGTACATCCACGACACTCCAAAGATATATGTCAACGCGTCGGATGATCAGGGCGTTAAGGGCGTTACCGCGACCTATACCTATAGCATCCTCGAGCCCCGCGATCCTGTTACCAATGAACCTTTAGCCAATGCCAAACCTGTCGAGCAGCTGCCGGTAACGGTTCCCGCCTATTGGGACGAGGCGAGCAAAAACTATGTTTTTGATATTGATACCAAAAGGGTAGAATATCCCCAGGGGAGCGGAAATTATGTCCCCATGGCCGATGGCACTTTGCGGGCAACCATAGTTGCCGAGGATAATTCCGGCAAGAAAACCACCTCTTCGGAGCTGATCTATACAGTCAAAAATCAGCCCCCTGTCCTTAATATGCAGATTCCAAGGCCGAATACGAGCGCCGGCGCGTTTATAACAATAGAGCCTTTCCCTGGTGTAGTGGATGATAACTACATTATGGGGGTTTACGAGGATTTGGCCGGCGTTGCCAAGGGATACCCCCAGATTAAATTTTGGCCAGTGGGAAGCCCTGAGCCCGGCACCGGGGCTGGCTACAGTGGAAATGGCGATAGGGACAATACCGCGTGGGGGACTGTATCTGTTTCTTCCGCTGTTAGCGCTCCCGATGTAAACGACTGGAGGGTGGATGATCCCGATGACGGCTGGGTCAGTGTAGACAACGGCATTGTGGAGAGCGATAAAGGCGAACGTGGCGGCACCTTCAGATATTATTTGAAGCAGCGGGACGCAAACGGAAAGTATAGTGATGAAGAGGGAGTTGGACTTCTTAAAGTACCGGGCGCGG is drawn from Leadbettera azotonutricia ZAS-9 and contains these coding sequences:
- a CDS encoding Ig-like domain-containing protein, giving the protein MRNRFLVSVVLLLASAMAVFAGGRKDNESHEVENPSGFTESINIEGKKSGKYNFYLEAKDKGGNTTIAGPDNIYIDPESDLPIVSITNPRANMHVQGHLNIVGTCIDDDAVGFVELWFNDDISTLVRADGAEFWSYFYDTSRFQDKLYSITARGTDINGLPGHETRVVWNLDRKKPETKVTSHELGDLVSGKIRIKGTVWDGNGVETLAYSLDDGRHYAPVSIKYDKKNDIYNWEINVDTKTFKDGPAVIWFQARDKMDTLGATSHLVFVDNTGPDVRVVYPDPATPVNGIFTVAGYAQDTVGLKSLTWKLGKETGEFPLTIGNPWWVKEFDIRGQKASSLDLEIKAVDLSGNVTLAKQKILVDQKADLPVVTLQDPVAGTVMGAQGLTITGSAVDDDGVAAILYAIDGGAPVEIACSGYFQQVITGIPDGTHVLDIWARDITGVEGTKIQVKGIVAPGLLPEPRILAVKLGSGKAAAVEEFYTGKEINPESGAILDLRIDSGSTLASLSYQFGNHSPVDVAIKGSKSGETRQDLAIPADVDYGQVKLTLRVKDIHGREGVWEEYLYITDLSTPNPDKLAAAQDKSSSGGLSLVSIGDTAWSKAARVTIPRGTKAALPLVASISSEQPVSSAIFTVGDRSIKGSAKGSSITAALPADIPAGHTPITLDVFLKSGESYQVSGEFFILRPADDRTINTGKSFEWVRPDNTIGDGRLLISKTSEPIIGLYSGRPLQSVTIAGTGANGLAARIDEYGRVSLQASDIGSFGPVTLTLTDKDGGTFQTSEFRFLVDLRDPILHFNEELEGTWVQNRVQVTFNALDENKISALDFSTNLGLTWTPLLQADEVARLSPEMDITRNLDISSAQDGAVNISIRLTDEAKRTHTRSFTVLKDTQAPQPQLIVPISEARVNGTIRLGIAIKEAGRLNSINYARPAKPVQGSTPAAEAVNRNVYTYYAGNNPLTFLDILLDAQQTPLASDMNFVFEDAAGNRSSLDVWPFIIDQQMDIPVAQISLPLDNEVITTDFVISGIMYDDDAIKQIYWHIDEDEDQISVSTNGYSIPVALSSMTDNEHSVTVVAEDIYGVKSEPVTRRFRISLEEPKASVLLPTFEQIVKGTVRISGVASDKNDISRIQVSLDNGNTYNDAYGTSEWAYQFNSKILKDGTHVVFVRVWDGYNITALYSSLINIDNTPPEVVLDAPIDGASTTGPIYITGRAIDLIQLEDITIELRSLDGRNIPAEFSTRHVKPGSILMEEMNLSTLPDGLYNIEVWAIDKAENTTRVSRNVQLAKDNQRNFVDTLYPLSGEHVQGTFNLYGYVGGIDKASTVDLLVNGRTTATEAVTEAGYYRFSLSGENLQDGLNQLVVVSDFNGKDIIQSEVRSIYYRADGAWVTIDSLNMGDFAYERPWLTGRGGYQLTQAETDLLADKKADKAEKALIQAKKLDYIDISFDNGKTFFKADKGREKGIDWRYRLETGEMAEGLHYLVVRANMANGETAITRTLVQVDKTPPVIRLIAPEAGGRYNQSLEYTALASDDVELKSLTYYLRKGDKSAYEVPGFIQGLYFEFTIPPFMKQIWNGLPDLFAGGATYMDFGMGLSFFDDNVKIQVQYGFMTQDLFESLGGLKPTPPDFKKTIRYGGHVLGLKILANVYTLPFGSFAGPDWDWLSASFAIGANFSLFDIAHEGYTQSGNATWLSALLMQIEFPKVTIPKREYLRTFSFFTEGQLWFIPTDVKASDQGIKTVIPHIVLGLRMYIF